From Candidatus Binataceae bacterium, the proteins below share one genomic window:
- a CDS encoding hydantoinase/oxoprolinase family protein, which translates to MKLVAGIDVGGTNTDAVLVGDTQIVGWAKVPTTADVYSGIVAALKKIGGAASASRVHIGTTAFTNALVERRELAPTAAIRAGKPVSESLPPMTDWPDDLRAAVSNQSYFVSGGREYDGRPIGTLNRQELAEIARRLSATETTQAAVTSVFGTSYPDDEVRIAEWLVAENPRLQVSLSHRIGRFGILERENATLLNAMLRPLAARTLAAYQAAVPANLFVSQNDGTVARASRAVEAPIFTVASGPTNSLRGAAILASSQEACVLDVGGTTTDAGVVHLGYPQPAGLDLAVGGVRTNFRMPDLCSVGIGGGSLVDLETGEVGPRSVGFRLTEEAMVFGGATLTLTDVAVAAGRIRLGDRSRVAHLGAETIARVDQRLRVRLERLLENFERAGRNLPIILVGGGAPLIEALLRDLGRKVLCPERADVANAYGAAMAQVGGEADLTFSSTAISRPEALARAEREAHRRAADAGAAPDTVTTVELEDAAFSYLASDAIRVRARAVGDIEDQAQ; encoded by the coding sequence GTGAAGCTGGTTGCCGGAATTGACGTGGGCGGGACCAACACCGACGCGGTGCTGGTTGGCGATACGCAAATAGTTGGGTGGGCGAAAGTCCCCACCACCGCGGATGTCTACAGCGGGATCGTTGCCGCGCTCAAAAAAATCGGTGGCGCGGCCAGCGCAAGCCGCGTCCACATTGGGACGACGGCGTTCACCAACGCGCTGGTCGAACGGCGCGAACTCGCACCCACTGCCGCGATTCGTGCCGGAAAGCCAGTCTCCGAATCGCTGCCACCCATGACCGATTGGCCCGACGATCTGCGAGCTGCGGTTTCCAACCAGAGCTACTTCGTCAGTGGAGGACGCGAATACGACGGGCGTCCAATCGGAACGCTGAATCGACAGGAGCTCGCGGAGATCGCGCGGCGGCTCAGCGCGACCGAAACCACGCAGGCCGCGGTGACGTCCGTCTTCGGAACTTCGTACCCCGACGATGAGGTACGGATTGCCGAATGGCTGGTAGCCGAAAACCCCAGGCTGCAGGTTTCGCTCTCGCACCGGATTGGCCGGTTTGGAATTCTCGAACGCGAGAACGCCACGCTGCTCAACGCGATGCTGCGGCCCCTGGCGGCGCGAACCCTCGCCGCGTACCAGGCGGCGGTACCCGCCAATCTTTTCGTCAGCCAGAACGATGGAACCGTGGCCCGCGCGAGTCGCGCGGTCGAGGCCCCGATTTTCACGGTGGCTTCAGGACCGACCAACAGCCTGCGCGGAGCCGCAATCCTGGCGTCGTCACAGGAGGCGTGCGTGCTGGACGTGGGCGGAACTACCACTGATGCAGGCGTGGTGCATCTTGGCTATCCGCAACCGGCCGGCCTGGATCTCGCAGTCGGCGGAGTGCGGACCAATTTTCGGATGCCGGATCTTTGCTCGGTCGGGATCGGCGGCGGCAGCCTGGTCGACTTGGAAACCGGCGAGGTCGGGCCACGGAGCGTGGGGTTTCGCTTGACCGAGGAAGCGATGGTGTTTGGCGGTGCAACCCTGACGCTTACCGACGTAGCAGTGGCCGCCGGCCGAATCCGGTTGGGCGACCGCTCCCGCGTGGCACATCTGGGAGCCGAAACAATCGCTCGCGTGGACCAGCGCTTGCGTGTACGCCTCGAGCGGTTGCTGGAGAATTTTGAGCGTGCCGGGCGCAACCTTCCGATCATCCTGGTAGGCGGAGGGGCGCCGCTCATCGAGGCGCTGCTGCGTGACCTTGGCCGGAAAGTGTTGTGCCCGGAACGTGCCGATGTTGCCAACGCCTATGGAGCTGCCATGGCGCAAGTCGGCGGAGAAGCCGACCTGACATTTTCTTCAACAGCAATTTCGCGTCCGGAAGCTCTCGCCCGCGCTGAACGTGAAGCGCATCGGCGCGCCGCTGATGCCGGTGCCGCGCCGGACACGGTTACCACGGTCGAGCTCGAAGATGCAGCGTTCTCCTACCTGGCGAGCGACGCGATTCGGGTTCGGGCGCGCGCCGTCGGCGATATCGAGGACCAGGCTCAATGA